AGTAAGGATATTAGATATGCCAACATAATCATTTTTTTGTTTTCTATCAGGTATGGTATAAGGACTGCAAGGAGCATAAGAAAATATTCATAATGAATCTTGGGATAAATGATAAAATAAAGAAGCAGTGTCAGGGAAACAACTTTCCATATCCCGAAATCTTTTTTGTACGACAAATAATATATAAAAATAAAAGCGATCATCATGATACCTATCAGTACTATACTAGGGACGGTATATCCCTGGGAGCCAAGAATTCTCCAGAGACTTATTCCCTCCAACTCTCCTCCTCTGCCAAGAAAATAAAATTTCAAATGCCATGTAAACTGTTCAAAGGTGAGTATCAGGAAAGGGAGGGCGGTTACAATAGATACCGTCGAAATAATAAGAATATGCTTCATCATTTCCTTCCCCTTGATTTTTAAAAACACCGGGGGAATCAAGAATATTGAATGCATTTTTATCCATATGCCAATCGATGAAAATAATGTGTAACGATATCTGTTTTTATTTGTGAAGAGCAAGAGAAGCGGGAGAAGAAAGAAGAAAACGACTATTGCCTCATCCTGGCGGGCAAATGTAGAGACGACAAGCGTTGTTGGGATAAAAAGAAAGGCGAGTGCAGAAAAAAAAGCTTTTCTTTCATCCATATAGGAAAGAAAGTGAAATATTGCTAATGTGGATAGTACAATAAAAAAAGAAAAATATATCTCGAAAGCAAGGGGTGATGTACCAAAATAAACAGGAGGGACGAGCAGATAATTTATGAGAGGCGGCGTTTGAGTATCAACATCCTTATACAGCAATTTGCCGTGCAGTATTGTCCTCGCCCTTTGAATGTAAAGCTGGTTGTCTGTATGGTCAGTAGATGGATCCGTATTTATCATTTCATCAACATATAGTCTATCGATAGATATAAATGCGGAGAGCACCAAAGATGAAACAATGAAGAGGATTATCATTTTCTTTTTTTTGGACAGCGAGCTCAACATATTAACCGTATCTCTGAAAGAGCCACAATAATATAAGTGTTTATCAGAAGTTTTGTAAAACCTTTTTATTTTCCTCTAGGATTACATACGCCCGCCATGAATAAAAAATTGAGATATCTTGTGAATGCGACCATAAGCATAGTTCTCATAGCCTTTATCATTTACATGGCCGGAGCAGGGAAGGTAGAAGAGCAGCTGTCCAAACTCATTTTAAAATTTTTTTTGTTGGCTTTACTGATAGAAAATTTTGGCGTTGCTGTCAGCGCTAAAAAATGGCAGATTCTTCTAAAAATAAAAGGCGTGAAAATTCCTTTCCTGACTGCATGGAAATACTATTACATCGGCACTTTTTTCAATGCATTTTTTCCCACATCAGTAGGCGGGGATACAGTAAAAGCATATGGTCTTTCGAAAAAATTAAAGAAAAAGGAGGGGGCTTTTTCTTCAGTAGCGATGGACCGACTTACAGGGTTAATTGCCGTACTTGGTGTCGGTTCAATTTCATTAATTTTTGGATGGGGCATGATGCCGCAGACGGCATTTTTGCTATGCCTTTCCATTCTCATCCTTCCGATTATGCTGCTGGCCATAATTTTTAAAACAGATTTGATTGGATATGCCCTTAAAAAACCATTCTTTATGAAATTCGGGAGGTTCAGGAACTTCATCGAAAAAATATATGTTTCTTTGAAAGAGTATGGCTCATTAAAAAGAGAAATTGTGCCCGTTATTTTAATCTCCTTTTTTTATCATTTTCTACTTATTATTAATAATTACGTGTTATCCATCTCTCTGGGATTGAGCATACCCCTTTATTACTTCTTTATTTTTATTCCTGTGGCAGAAATTCTCGTTTTTCTTCCGATAACGGTGCAGGGCTTTGGAGTAAGGGAAGGAACGTATGTTGCTCTTTTTTCCTCTATTGGACTTGGGACAGCAAAGGCTTTCTCTCTCGGTTTCTCAAATCAAATTGTGATACTGACGCTGGATATATGTGGGGGATTTATCTATTTATTTGGTACGCTAAATCGCGGGGATGAGAAAAAGTTATAAACCCAATATAAATTTTGTTACCCACATGTCTAATACGAATAATATTTTCATGCCGGAAGGTCATATGGATCAACTGTACTATAGTAAGAATACAATAGTCAGGTTTGCGCATAATAGCCGATTGAATTCCATTACTAACGAAGTCCCTGGAAAAGATAAACTAAAAATTTTAGATGCGGGTTGTGGAGAAGGACACTTAATTGAAAGGTTATACCGTAAGAATAAAAATAATTTTTATTATGGTATTGATATTACAAAAATTGCGATTCAAAAAGCAAAAGATAGGTGTCCCTATGCCACAGTAAAACTATGTGACTTGTCGAAAATAAATTTTGATGACGGTTTTTTTGATGTGGTCATATGTACTGAAGTGCTTGAGCACATTTATAATTACCACATAGCAATAACCGAATTAAAAAGAGTTTTAAGACCGGAGGGACTTTTTATTGTTACGTTTCCTAATGAATTTTTATTGACCGTGGGCAGATTTTTTTTGAGAAGAAAACCTATAAAAGTACCTGACCATGTAAATTCTTTTACCCCGAATAAAATGATAGATGCAGTTTCTTTAGATGTTATTAAAAAAAAGAATTTGCCTTTTAATTTTCCCTTTTTTATTTCATTATATGGCTTAATAAAATTTAAAAAATAGTTTTTGTTATATCGTCCCACTGTGTCGGTGCTTCATTTATATGTTTACCTTCCCATACCTAAAGGTGCGGGCCTCCCATCACGGGAAGAAAAACACCTTAGGTGTTTTTAGTTCATACCCATCACCATAAATGGCGGGGTTTTAAACCCTAAACGGCCTGACGTAATGACAAAAAATTAAAGAATTTTCTTTATGTTGTATACCTTTTTCTTTGACAGGGTGTAGTATTCTCTTACCATTATCTCTGCCAGGAATCCGAAGAATGTTATCTGCAAGCCCATAATCATTAAAAGAACGCCTAAAAGAAGCAGGGGCCTGTTTGAAAGCGTCTCGCCATAAAAAATTTTTAAGAGGAGTAGATACAGATTTATAAAGAAGCCAGAAGCAAAAAGTATGCTTCCGATTCCGCCGAAGAAATGCAATGGCCGTGTGGAATAATCTGCCCAGAATTTGAAATTTACGAGGTCAAAAAATCCCCTCATAAGGCGACGTGCCCCGTATTTCGATTTCCCATGTTTTCTTTCATGATGTCTGACTTTCATTTCTCCCACGCAATATCCTTTCCATGCCAGTACGGCTGGAATATAACGGTGCATTTCTCCATACAATTCCAAATTTTGCAATGCTTCTTTTTTATATGCTTTTAAAGCACAATTAAAATCGTGAATGTAAAGGCCTGTGATCCATCTCGATATTGCATTGGACATTTTAGATGGCAACTTTTTCCTGAACCAAGGGTCTTTCCTGTTATATCTCCATCCACTAACAATATCATACTTCCCTAGCATGTGAACAAGTTTTGGTATGTCCTCCGGATCATTCTGAAGGTCACCGTCCATTGTAATGATTACTTTTCCCTTTGCATGTTCAAATCCTGCCATCAGTGCCGGCGTCTTCCCAAAATTTCTTCGAAAACATATGCATTTTATATGTTCATCCTTTTCATTCAATTTCTTTATTTTCTCAAATGTACCATCTGTACTGCCATCGTCTATGAATACAATTTCGTAATCTCCAAGGTCTTTCATTACCGATGTGATTTTATCATATAGGGGAAGAATATTTTTTTCCTCATTATAAACGGGAATAACGATGCTGCAGTCCATCGCTCTTGAAACGGGTAACATACTTAAATATTTGCGGACTATAAAAATATGGAACGGGCGAAGGATGAAGATGAATTAAAGGAATGCATCCATGACGTAACAAGAATAATGATGAAGGAGCCATCACTTATCGAAATCAAGGAAAAAATAATGATTGCCGGAGATACGCACGGCGACCTTGTAGTTACAAAAGCAATTGTGAAACAATTTTTTGATAAGGGCTTTCATTATCTCGTTTTCCTAGGAGACTATATAGATAGGCATCCGCCTGATACTGACTCATCAATACCGAACATGAATTACCTCATATTTTTAAAGAGAGAGTTTCCAGAGAAAATTATCCTTTTGAAAGGCAACCATGAAACAAATTATGCAATGCCGTGTTATCCTTATACGTTTAGGGAGGAGGTCGAAAATGTCTATCCAGGAATGCACGAAAATTATGTAGAGTTGTTTAAAAATATGCCATTAATGGTACTGTCAAACAAAATTTTTGCTGCCCATGGCGGCATACTGAAAGGTTTTAATTTGCACGCC
This region of Candidatus Thermoplasmatota archaeon genomic DNA includes:
- a CDS encoding lysylphosphatidylglycerol synthase transmembrane domain-containing protein; this encodes MNKKLRYLVNATISIVLIAFIIYMAGAGKVEEQLSKLILKFFLLALLIENFGVAVSAKKWQILLKIKGVKIPFLTAWKYYYIGTFFNAFFPTSVGGDTVKAYGLSKKLKKKEGAFSSVAMDRLTGLIAVLGVGSISLIFGWGMMPQTAFLLCLSILILPIMLLAIIFKTDLIGYALKKPFFMKFGRFRNFIEKIYVSLKEYGSLKREIVPVILISFFYHFLLIINNYVLSISLGLSIPLYYFFIFIPVAEILVFLPITVQGFGVREGTYVALFSSIGLGTAKAFSLGFSNQIVILTLDICGGFIYLFGTLNRGDEKKL
- a CDS encoding class I SAM-dependent methyltransferase; its protein translation is MSNTNNIFMPEGHMDQLYYSKNTIVRFAHNSRLNSITNEVPGKDKLKILDAGCGEGHLIERLYRKNKNNFYYGIDITKIAIQKAKDRCPYATVKLCDLSKINFDDGFFDVVICTEVLEHIYNYHIAITELKRVLRPEGLFIVTFPNEFLLTVGRFFLRRKPIKVPDHVNSFTPNKMIDAVSLDVIKKKNLPFNFPFFISLYGLIKFKK
- a CDS encoding glycosyltransferase family 2 protein produces the protein MDCSIVIPVYNEEKNILPLYDKITSVMKDLGDYEIVFIDDGSTDGTFEKIKKLNEKDEHIKCICFRRNFGKTPALMAGFEHAKGKVIITMDGDLQNDPEDIPKLVHMLGKYDIVSGWRYNRKDPWFRKKLPSKMSNAISRWITGLYIHDFNCALKAYKKEALQNLELYGEMHRYIPAVLAWKGYCVGEMKVRHHERKHGKSKYGARRLMRGFFDLVNFKFWADYSTRPLHFFGGIGSILFASGFFINLYLLLLKIFYGETLSNRPLLLLGVLLMIMGLQITFFGFLAEIMVREYYTLSKKKVYNIKKIL
- a CDS encoding metallophosphoesterase; translated protein: MERAKDEDELKECIHDVTRIMMKEPSLIEIKEKIMIAGDTHGDLVVTKAIVKQFFDKGFHYLVFLGDYIDRHPPDTDSSIPNMNYLIFLKREFPEKIILLKGNHETNYAMPCYPYTFREEVENVYPGMHENYVELFKNMPLMVLSNKIFAAHGGILKGFNLHALKNTDKNDIYAIESLVWSDPVISKNFRGAGFPYSREDLQKFLAGVNANVFIKGHDYTTLGMAIYGGICLTIFSSRRYKGMGNGGMLLAEIEGNVKSIDDIEVEDYSTGEWKKYDIRVI